The Polaribacter sp. HaHaR_3_91 genomic sequence ATAGAGAAGCCTCCATAACTTTCCATGGTTTCTTTACCTCCGTGTAAAAACCAAATAGGATTTACATCATTCGCATCTTTTAACCAATTCTGACACCAAACATCATGATTTCCTTTGATAAAAACACAGTCGAATTTTTGAGACAACTCTAGTAAAAGCGCAACAACTTGTGCAGATTCACTCCAACCATCTACATAGTCTCCCATGAAAATAATTCTATCTCCATCTTTTAATTCAAGCTTATTTAAAACCTGAATTAATGCTTTTAATCCTCCATGAATATCTCCAATTGCAAAAGTTCTCATCTAAATTTGTTTTTGACAAAACTAAGTATTTTTATAAGAGAATAAGAATTGTAAGATTAAATTTAGATTACTAATCTTACTTTTTAGAAATACTTTTAAAGATCTCTAAACCTCATTATTCTGCAGTAAAAGTTTCTTGTATCATCAGGTTTACCCAAAAATCATCACTTAAACCCATTACAGTAATTTTATAATCTTCATTTAAAATTAATGCTGCTGGTGTATCTAAATTTATTTTTGAAGTAACGTTAGAAGTGTCATAATATTGAAACAATTTATCTTCTGTAAAAGTTCCGGATAAAAAATCACTATCAGTATCCGTAATTATTTCTAAATATTCAACATTTTCTAAATAAGAACCATCCGTCCAAGTAAATATCGGCATTAATGATTCACTCGAATCTATGGTAAGATCGGTAAACCATTCTGTAGGTCTTGTTTGATTTTTAATTTTTACTGGATTAGAAATATGTAATGTTTCATTAATAACATACGTAACAATACACCAACTTTCTGAATCATCTGTTCTATTGTACCTTCTAAGTTCACCTCCATAAACAGCTTCATCTGTCAGCATTTTTCTTCTATAATTAGAAAAATCATTTTCATCTACCAACGTATTATCTGTTTCATAATACCTCATGGCAGAAGAACCTGTTAAGAAATCATAATAAATATAAGAAAGACTCTGGGAACCACTACTACTTGCTGCAAAAGCTAGCGCACTTTCAATTGTTTTTGTTGAATTTAAAGCCACATACTCTTCCAAATTTCTTGGTACAAATGATTCTAGAATTACAGTATTTACCCAATAATCATCACTAATTGCCATCATAGTAAAAAGATACTCTGTATCTTCTACCAAATCATCAGGCGTTCCAGAAACGCTTAAAGAACTCTCTACATTAGACGTGTCATAATATTGAAATGTTTTATCTAAAGTATATGTTCCGGAAACAAAAGTTTCATCGTCTACTTCAGAAATAGCTTCAAAATAAATTACATTATCACTCACTCCAAAATCTGACCAAGTGAATTTTGGGGTTATTGTTGTTGGATATTCTATAGTAACTTCATCCGTCCAACTTGTTGGGTTTGTTGCATTTTTTAAACGAATTGGATTCGATTTATGCAAATCACCATCTAACATATAGGTAACGATACACCAATTTTCTTCGGAACCAGACCTTGAAAAACGCTTCAATTCACCTTCATAAACATTAGTTGCAGTTAGGTTCTGTCTTCTGTAATTAGAAAAATCTAATTGATCTACATTTAGGCTATCTGCTTCATAATATCTAATATCCGTAGCTCCTTCTCCTGGTGCAGCATATATATATGTTGTACTAGTGTCTCCACTTGCACTTGCTGCATATGCAAAAACTTCTCCTAAATCTGTATTTGATGAAGTATCTATATATTCCTGTAAATTTCTTGGAACAGTAATATCATTATCTTCGGTACAAGAAAATAAAAAAAAGCAAACAAAAACTGTTCTCAAAAAATTTTTAATAGTCATATCTTTTTAAATTTTAATCGTAATAATTGGCAAGGTAGAATGATTTGCAATATCCTCGGCAATACTTCCTGCAAAAATATGAGATAATCCTTTTCTACCATGCGTAATTACAGAAATTAAATCTGCTCCTAATGCATTCGAAAAATTTAGGATCCCTTTTTCTACAGTTCTATCGCAAACATAATTTACATTAATCATTCTATGAACATCTCCTTCTGCTTTTAATAAAAAATTATTTGCCATTTTTTCCATTTCAGAAGTTGTTTTAAATTCTTCATTTGGTAAATTCACATATAAAATATGTTTTTGGGCATTTAAAAAGTCTAATGTTTTTAACATTCTTTGAAATCCAGGAATACTTTCTTCAGAAAAATCTGTGGCTACCACAATGTCTGAAAAATCAGCATTTACCATTTCATTTTTTATAACTAAAACCGGTAAGTTTGCAAATCTCACTACTTTTTCTGTATTAGAACCTACAAAAAATTCTTTTAGACCACTTGCACCTTCAGATCCCATAATTATTAAATCTGCATTTAATTCTTTGGCAATGTCATTTATCTCACTAAAAACTTTAAACTGTTTTATAACAGGAATAAGTTTTACCCCCTCTAAAAAATCTTTAACCAGAAAATCTTTAAACTTTTTTTCTGCTAATTTTAAGAAAAAAATTGCTTTTTCATGCTGATTATCTTCACTCTCCGTTAAAGAAATTTCTTGTAAATCTAACATGTGCAACGCGTAAACAGTTGCTTTGTATTTTTTTGCTAACAAAGCAGCCGTTTTTAAGGCATGCTCAGAATGTACAGAAAAGTCTATGGGTACAATTATTTTTTTCATGGTAGTAGTAGTTTTTTGTTAATATGCTAATTTAAGCGCTAATTACCTAAATATATAGGATATTCGTCATATTTTAGATTGCTAATTTTCTTGATATAATTTTCTAATTGTTGCTTCTGCTGGTTTATTTTGGGGTGTAAATCTATTATCATTATTTCCACCAACTTTATCGTGTTTATGAAACCACTTCCAGATAAAACCACCTGCAAACCATTCTTCTTTCCAAAACTGATTATGGATTGCTTGTAAACCATTTACCTGAGCTTGCAAATTTACACTACCTTCTACCCTATTTGCGTCCCAAGGTTCTTTACCTGTATAATCTACACTTCGGTAACCGAACTCTGTAAATAAAATAGGTTTATTAAATTTCTGTTGAACTTGTAAAATTTCTTTTTTGTGAGGCTGCCAACTTAATTCGAACTCCTTCACAGAAGGTGTTTTTTTATCGCTTAAAGGAAAGTAAGCATCTACACCAATAAAGTCTAATTCCTTCCAAAATATAACACGTTTATATTCATCCCAATTTGCAGCGTAGGTTAATTTCCCTTTGTAAACTTTTTTGATTTCTATAATTAATTGATGCCAATATTCTGGCCTATTCATTACAAAATCTTCTAATTCTGTACCAATACAAAATATGTCTGCATTAATTTCTTGTGCTGCTTTTGCATAGGTTAAGATAAAATCTGAGTAAGAAACTTCTAATGTTTTCCAGTTCTCTTCAGAATCCATTTTTATATCACCTGTAAAAAAACCATGACCAACCCAAATTTGAGGTTTCACCATAATTTTTACATTCTTTTTCTGAAATTCTTCTGCATACTGCAATAAACCTCCTCTAGTTTCTCCAAACCACTGTCTGCTAGAATTAAAACCAACTTTAGGAAAAGAAAGGTCTCTGATAAATCCAAATGGCATTAATGCAACATAATTACTTTGCGCTTCTAAGACCGAATTTATATGTGTTTTATTTATTGTATCTCTTGATGCAACAAAACTTAATCCGTTTATTTTTTTCTGTTGACTATTGCATGATAACTGAATGAATATCAACAATAAAAAAAGTAGTTTATAGGTTTTCATATCGCCCGAAAATAGCTATTTAATAAAACAATGCTCTTAAACCAATGTTAAAACTTTGTACTAATAGTATAAATATTCCTCTTACTTATTTACTCTCTAAATTTTATTTAATAATCGGCATCTGTATCGATCTTAAATATTTCTTTAGAAAACTATCAAAATCATTATTAGTTCTTTTATCCATTCCTAGAATTATGCTAATCATTTAGTTAAGTATCTAAAAACAAGTAGTACTAACCACAATTAATAGATACTTTCATCCATAAAAAAAATTACTCAAAAAATAAAACATTCTCCTTAATCACATTCAACAAAGACCTATTTCTTTATTTAAATCCATTCTAAATTAATCTATGCGATTAAGTTCTTAACTTTAGCTTCGACTTAACCCTCAAGAATCAATCACCCTATGAAGCATATTGTAATAATCGGTAACGGAATTTCTGGAGTTACCACTGCGAGACATATCAGAAAAAATTCTGATCATAAAATAACAATCGTTTCTGCAGAAACTAAATATTTCTTTTCTAGAACTGCCCTTATGTATGTCTACATGGGACACATGAAGTTTGAACATACACAACCTTACGAGAATTGGTTTTGGAAAAAAAACCGCATAGAACTACGAGAAGGATTTGTTAGTAATGTAAATACAGACAAAAAAGAATTAGAGTTTAAAGATGCATCTACTCTTTCTTACGATCAATTAATTATAGCAACAGGATCTAAACCCAATAAATTTGGCTGGCCAGGGCAAGATTTAGATGGAGTTATGGGTATGTATCATAAACAAGATTTAGAAAAATTAGAAAAGTTTGCACCAGACAACAAGGCTTGTAAACGCGCAGTAATTGTTGGTGGTGGGTTAATCGGTATTGAATTAGCAGAAATGTTAAGAAGCAGAAAAATACCTGTTACTTTTTTAGTGCGTGAAGATAGTTTCTGGAACGGGGTTTTACCTACACAAGAGTCGGAAATGATTAACAATCATATAAAAGAACATCATATAGATTTACGTTTAAGCACCAATTTAAAAGAGATTAAATCTGATGAAAACGGACGTGTAAAATCGATTATTATTGAAGAAACTGGAGAAGAAATTCCTTGTAATGTGGTTGGATTAACTGCTGGTGTAACTCCAAATATAGATTTCTTAAAAGAATCTGGTATCGCCTTAGGTCGTGGTGTAAAAGTAAATCGATTTTTAGAAACAAATATAAAAGATGTTTTTGCAATTGGAGATTGTGCAGAACAACACGAAGCTATTGGGCAACGTAGAAATATTGAAGCTGTTTGGTACACTGGTAGAATGATGGGCGAAACTTTAGCGCAAACAATTTGTGGCAATAAAACAGCTTACAAACCTGGACATTGGTTTAACTCTGCAAAGTTTTTAGATATAGAATATCAAACCTATGGTTGGGTCTTTAGCGAAAAAGGTAAGCAAGAAAATGAAACCTATTTTCAATGGCAACATCCAACAGAGCATAAATGTATTACGATTTCTTTTGATAAAAATACACATCTATTTTTAGGGATAAATACCTTCGGAATTAGAATGCGCCATGAAATTTTTGACAAATGGTTAACCGAAAACCAATCTATTGAACATGTTTTAGAGTATTTAGCCGACGCTAATTTCGATCCTGAATTCTTTAAATTACATGAAGCTGAAATTTTAGCAAAATTCAATACAGAAAACAACACCAATATTCAATCCAAAAAGAAAAGTTGGAAACGTATTTTTTCTCTTAATTAAAGAAATACGTTTAAAGAAATCCAATTTTAACTCATAACACCCCATAATTATTTTGAAACTCATAAAACAATCAGGTTTAATCATCTTCTTAGCAGGATTAACCTTCTTTATAGCTACCGTTTTCACAGGTTCGTTTAACTTAAAACAAGCGGAATTAGATACTTTTATAAAAGAAAAAGGCTATAAAAGTGAAATTATAAAAGAAGAATTATCAAAGGCAATTGTAACAGAAGAAAACTTAAATATTTTTCAATTCTCTAGCCGTGTAATCAATGCTTACGAAACCTCTAATAATCATTACGATGCATTAATTGCTAAATATGATTCAGAGAAAAATTGGGACGCAAAAGGAAAACAATTTCAATATAAGATCTCAGGAAAACCACATAGTATCAGTTTTGAACTTGCAAAAAAATCTGGTAAAGGTTTTGCTGCAGACAATACAGGTTTGGCTTGGTTTTTAACCTTTGGTTTAGGTATTATTGGGGCACTTATGTTTATTGTGCCTGATGTAATTTTACTTGGTAAACCTGGAATTAAAAACGATGGTATTTTCCTAAGCGCAGTTACCAACCGTGGTTGGATTGGTTGGTTTACTTTTATATTCTTGGTTACTTTTTATATTTTACTTTACTTTTATCCAGATTTCATTGTAAACTGGGTGTATTTGGTAGATCCAATAAGTAAATCTCTTAGCGGAAATCCTGCCGGTCAATGGTTCTTATATGGTTTTTTATACTGTACAGTAATGACAGTTATGGCAGTGAGAATGTATATAAAATACCGTCATAATAAATACCAAATATTAAGAACTACTTCTGTTTTATTCTTTCAAATTGTATTTGCTTTTTTAATTCCAGAAATTTTAGTTCGTTTTCAAATGCCTTGGTATGATTTTAAAAATGCTTTTCCTTTAGATTACGACTTTTTCTTTAGATGGAATTTAGAAGAACTGCTTGCTAGTGGTGCTTTCGGCTTATTTATTTTAGTTTGGGGAGTTGTTTTAACTATTGTAGTTGTACCTGTAATGGTTTATTTCTTCGGAAAAAGATGGTATTGTTCTTGGGTTTGTGGTTGTGGTGGTTTGGCAGAAACATTAGGAGATCCTTACAGACAAAACTCTAGTAAAACCCTACTTTCTTGGAGAGTAGAACGTATTGTGATTCATACTGTATTAATTTTTGTTTTGGTAATGACTGGGTTTGCTTTGTACACTTTCTTTACCCAAGAAAGTCAAGTTTTAGGTATTAAGACACAAACGATTCAAGATATTTATGGTTTTTTAATAGGTGCTATTTTTGCGGGAGTGATTGGTACTGGTTTCTACCCAATTTTTGGGAATAGAGTTTGGTGTCGTTTTGGTTGTCCGTTGGCTGCATATTTAGGTTTTGTACAGCGTTTTAAATCTAGGTTTAGAATTACCACAAATGGTGGACAATGTATTTCTTGTGGAAACTGTTCTACATATTGTGAGCAAGGAATTGACGTAAGAGCTTATGCACAAAAAGGAGAAAACATTATACGTTCTAGTTGTGTTGGTTGTGGTATCTGTTCTGCTGTTTGCCCAAGAGGAGTTTTAAAATTAGAAAACGGACCAGAAGAGGGTAGAATTAATCCTACAGAAATCTTATTAGGAAACGATGTTGACTTAATGGATTTGATGAATAAGAAGTAAGAATAAACTTTACGACTTATTTTAAAGCTATTCAAAAATATCCTGAAAAGCATTTCTTTAAGTTCGTAAGAAAACGAAACATATATTACTGAATGTAAAAAGATAAAGCCACAAAATAATTTTTGTGGCTTTATAAATTAAACTAAACTAACACTCAATTTTATTATAGATTTAGTAATAAAAATCGATCTATTACATGAACCATACCATTGGTAATTATCATAAATAGAGGACAATGTATTTCTTATAGAAACTTGTTCTACGAATTATGAGCTAGAAATTGATATTAGAGCTTATGCACAACAAAAAGGAGGAAACATCATACGTTCTAGTTGTGTTGGTTGTGGTATCTGTTCTGCAGTTTGTCTAAAAGAAGTTTTAAATTAGAAAAACAAACCAGAAGAAGGTAGCAGCATTAATGCTTCATAAATTTTATTAGTAAACGATGTTGACTTAATCGTTTTAATGAATAAGAAGTAGAAGTAGAAGTAGAAGTAAACTTTACAACTTATTTTTATGCTATTTAAAAAGCATTTCTTTATGTAGTAAAAACTAAACATATATTCCTGAATATAAAAATCAATTTTTTGTAAAAAATAAAGCCACAAAATAAATTTGTGGCTTTAAAAATCAAACTAAACTAACACTCTATTTTATTATAGATTTGGTAATAATACTCTATCTATTACGTGAACGATACCATTTGTTGTTTGTACATCTGGTATTACCATATTTGCAACTTCACCACCATTTCCTAAACCAGTAACCGTAAGTGTACCATTAGTAAAAGCACCTAAAGTTAAATCATCTCCCCCTAATGGAGATAATGCTCCTTCACTTAACTCTGAAGTAAATTTACCATCGTTTGCTATTACATGATTTAAAAGTACAGATGTTACTACCTCTACTGGTAATTGACGAATATCTTCTGGTTTTGTAAAAGTTAATCCTAATGCAGCACCTAAATCAATAAATGCCTGGTCTGTAGGTGCAAATACTGTAAATGAAGGGCTACCTTCCGAAGCAGAAAGTGCTCCTGCTAAATCTGCATAAAGTACAGCTTCCACTAAATAAGTTAATTCTGGTGATGTAAAAACCTGAGCCGTTTGAAGCGCTATTGCTGTTTGTACAATATCAGCTCCAGAAGCAATCATAACTTTATCAATTACGTGCACAGTACCATTACTTGCCATAACATCGGTTGCCAATATTTTAGAACCATTAATATATGTATCCCCATCACGAGTTATAAAACGTCTGTCAATTCCAAGAGCAGATGTTGAAGAAACATCAGCAGAAATTGCTGAATTAAGTAAATTTCCATTAGAAACATGATATAATAATGTATTCGTCAAAAATGATTTTTGAAGTGCTCCCAAAGTATTTTCATTTAATCCCAATCTTGCAAAAGCATCATTAGTTGGTGCAAAAACGGTATAATCTCCAGAAGCATCTCCTGGATTAGGGTTACTTAAAACAACAGCAACACCTCCAGCTACCGCTGCAGCTTCTAACGTACTAAAATCTTGATTTGTAACAGCAATATTAGCTACAGAAGGTAATTCTTCTTCGTAATTAGATGTTGTTTCACATGAACTTAATGTACTAATAGCCATCGCTGACATTAATATATATTTTGATATAGATAAATTTTTCATAATTGTATATATTTTTTATTGATTGATTAAAATGAGTAAACAACACCACCGTAAACCCCTGTAGATTTACCAACGTTTCTACCACTAACATAACTACTAACTCCTGCTGTTATACCTACAGATGCATCTAATGGCACAAAACCATTAACACCTATTCTTGTATAGTTTACACGTGTTGCAGGAAAAAAGCCTTCAAAACCTTCGCCTAAAATATCTACACCATCTTTATCTGATAATTGGTTAGCAACAAATGCATCTACGTAAAATTTAGAGGATGCATACCCTAACTTTAATTCTGTGATAAAAGCATTTGGAACATCGTTACCTCTTAAACTGTAACCAGCCTGACCTGTTGCAAACATTCCTGAATCGTTTTTAAAAGTAGCAATACCAAAAGCACTAAACTTAGTCGACTCATTTCCAATAGCAATAATAGATTGCAAACCTTCATCTGCTCTGTAACTACCTAAAGGTGTTTCTAAACCAGCAGCTCCAATTAAGGATAAAGAGTTTTTATCAAAATCAAAAGTGTGAATTTTATACTTCGCATAAATTTTTAAATCTTGAAATCCTTTTCTTTCATTTTGAAAGCCATTATTTGCTAATACTTCACTACTTGCATTTCCTTCAGATTTAATATAAGGTACATTTAATACAATATTAAAATTATCGGTTACACCAATTTCTCCGTATAAAGAAATACTTGTTGTAGTTACATCATTAAATACAGGTACTCCGTCTACTTCATTAGGTACTAAAAATACCTTACTATAAGATTCTTGAGAATAAGATAAGACCAAAGCGCCTTCTCCTGTTTTTTTCATAAATCCACTTACTGGGCTCTGAGCCATACAAATAGTGGTAAACATCATGCATAATCCTGCAAGAGTTCCAATGTTATTCATTTTTTTAATTGTCATAATTGTTTTGTTTTAAATGTTAGTGACACCATACTTACGTAAAAAAACAAGTAGCGGTTTTAAAATTTTAAAAAAAACCTTAAACAAAATAATTTCGTATGTATTAAACACAAGAAATAACCGACTAAACAAGAAATTGACATGTTTAGGTATTTTATTAATTAACCTATAAATAGTAACTAACTAATTTCAATTCACTAAAAAACAAGAAACTATAAACAAAAAAACAATATGATTCTTAAATATGCATTATGTCTCT encodes the following:
- a CDS encoding universal stress protein; its protein translation is MKKIIVPIDFSVHSEHALKTAALLAKKYKATVYALHMLDLQEISLTESEDNQHEKAIFFLKLAEKKFKDFLVKDFLEGVKLIPVIKQFKVFSEINDIAKELNADLIIMGSEGASGLKEFFVGSNTEKVVRFANLPVLVIKNEMVNADFSDIVVATDFSEESIPGFQRMLKTLDFLNAQKHILYVNLPNEEFKTTSEMEKMANNFLLKAEGDVHRMINVNYVCDRTVEKGILNFSNALGADLISVITHGRKGLSHIFAGSIAEDIANHSTLPIITIKI
- a CDS encoding glycoside hydrolase — encoded protein: MKTYKLLFLLLIFIQLSCNSQQKKINGLSFVASRDTINKTHINSVLEAQSNYVALMPFGFIRDLSFPKVGFNSSRQWFGETRGGLLQYAEEFQKKNVKIMVKPQIWVGHGFFTGDIKMDSEENWKTLEVSYSDFILTYAKAAQEINADIFCIGTELEDFVMNRPEYWHQLIIEIKKVYKGKLTYAANWDEYKRVIFWKELDFIGVDAYFPLSDKKTPSVKEFELSWQPHKKEILQVQQKFNKPILFTEFGYRSVDYTGKEPWDANRVEGSVNLQAQVNGLQAIHNQFWKEEWFAGGFIWKWFHKHDKVGGNNDNRFTPQNKPAEATIRKLYQEN
- a CDS encoding NAD(P)/FAD-dependent oxidoreductase → MKHIVIIGNGISGVTTARHIRKNSDHKITIVSAETKYFFSRTALMYVYMGHMKFEHTQPYENWFWKKNRIELREGFVSNVNTDKKELEFKDASTLSYDQLIIATGSKPNKFGWPGQDLDGVMGMYHKQDLEKLEKFAPDNKACKRAVIVGGGLIGIELAEMLRSRKIPVTFLVREDSFWNGVLPTQESEMINNHIKEHHIDLRLSTNLKEIKSDENGRVKSIIIEETGEEIPCNVVGLTAGVTPNIDFLKESGIALGRGVKVNRFLETNIKDVFAIGDCAEQHEAIGQRRNIEAVWYTGRMMGETLAQTICGNKTAYKPGHWFNSAKFLDIEYQTYGWVFSEKGKQENETYFQWQHPTEHKCITISFDKNTHLFLGINTFGIRMRHEIFDKWLTENQSIEHVLEYLADANFDPEFFKLHEAEILAKFNTENNTNIQSKKKSWKRIFSLN
- a CDS encoding 4Fe-4S dicluster domain-containing protein produces the protein MKLIKQSGLIIFLAGLTFFIATVFTGSFNLKQAELDTFIKEKGYKSEIIKEELSKAIVTEENLNIFQFSSRVINAYETSNNHYDALIAKYDSEKNWDAKGKQFQYKISGKPHSISFELAKKSGKGFAADNTGLAWFLTFGLGIIGALMFIVPDVILLGKPGIKNDGIFLSAVTNRGWIGWFTFIFLVTFYILLYFYPDFIVNWVYLVDPISKSLSGNPAGQWFLYGFLYCTVMTVMAVRMYIKYRHNKYQILRTTSVLFFQIVFAFLIPEILVRFQMPWYDFKNAFPLDYDFFFRWNLEELLASGAFGLFILVWGVVLTIVVVPVMVYFFGKRWYCSWVCGCGGLAETLGDPYRQNSSKTLLSWRVERIVIHTVLIFVLVMTGFALYTFFTQESQVLGIKTQTIQDIYGFLIGAIFAGVIGTGFYPIFGNRVWCRFGCPLAAYLGFVQRFKSRFRITTNGGQCISCGNCSTYCEQGIDVRAYAQKGENIIRSSCVGCGICSAVCPRGVLKLENGPEEGRINPTEILLGNDVDLMDLMNKK
- a CDS encoding fasciclin domain-containing protein — protein: MKNLSISKYILMSAMAISTLSSCETTSNYEEELPSVANIAVTNQDFSTLEAAAVAGGVAVVLSNPNPGDASGDYTVFAPTNDAFARLGLNENTLGALQKSFLTNTLLYHVSNGNLLNSAISADVSSTSALGIDRRFITRDGDTYINGSKILATDVMASNGTVHVIDKVMIASGADIVQTAIALQTAQVFTSPELTYLVEAVLYADLAGALSASEGSPSFTVFAPTDQAFIDLGAALGLTFTKPEDIRQLPVEVVTSVLLNHVIANDGKFTSELSEGALSPLGGDDLTLGAFTNGTLTVTGLGNGGEVANMVIPDVQTTNGIVHVIDRVLLPNL